Within Vicia villosa cultivar HV-30 ecotype Madison, WI linkage group LG1, Vvil1.0, whole genome shotgun sequence, the genomic segment ATCTTTGGATTGAAAGAAGAAGTAAGCTCTTTGAAGTCTGAACTTAACAGAGTACACAAAGCTCTAAGGATGCTAAATGATGGAACTAACTCATTAGATGAAATTCTTCAAATGGGAAGAATGACTGGAGACATGAGGGGGTTAGGATTCAGAGAGAACAAAACTCCTGGTGCAAACCACTAACACCCTAAGTCAAGTCCTGAGATGTCAAATCAGAGACCTCAACATCATGACAAGAGAAAAACCGCTCACACCAAGAACAAGTTCCAAAATTGGAGGTGTCATCATTGTGGAAGACCTGGACACATAAGGCCTTTTTGTTTCAGACTGCACGGGTTTCCAAAGTATGGACCCTACCTTAAGGTTAACAAGACTGAAGTCAATAACAAAAAGGTGCAACGTTGGGTCCCCAAAAGTGTTACTACTAGCCTTATGGCACATACATCAGTAAGAGAGTTGGCCAAGGAGGAatggtattttgacagtggatgttcaAGGAATATGACTTATAATAAGGATCTGCAGGCAGGTATAAAACCTTGCCCCTCCAGGAATGTAACGTATGGAGATGGCTCCAAAGGAAAAATTATAGGAACTGGAAGACTAAAATGTTCAAGAGTTCCAAATCTTAATAATGTTTTACTGGTTAAAGGATTGTCTACCAACCTAATAAGTATAAGTCAGTTGTGTGATCAAGGGCTGAGTCAACTTCACCCAATCCGAGTGCCAAGTAATTAACAAAAAAATGAAGTTGTTATGTTAGGTGTTAGGTAGAAGAATAACCGCTATGTGTGGATTCCTCATAATCCAATGTACTACTCATCATGTCAAAGACTCCAAAATAAGTTACATGAGTTCCAAAAATTATGTCAATGATGCCTTGCTTGGTGGAACGTTATATGAAGTGTTTCAACACTGCGTTAAACATTTGAATTCAAGTGCTAGACGAACTGGTCCTAATGACCTTTAAAGAAAGCAGATAGAGTACTCGATATCCTTATCACAGAGTAATTGGGGTAGAAACATAGTCACAAAACACAAGTTTTTAAAAAAGGAGTAGGGCCCCTCATTGATGAGAAAGTATAGCAATTAATAGGGTGCAGAAAAGCCGGTAAATTACTTGGGTTGTTGGCTTATCAAAACCAATACCCTCAAAATTACTTAAGACATTTTCCCGCTCGACACAACTATTTACTTTTTCCTTTCAATAACTGGTTCACCTTCCACTTTAGAAAAGAAACCCTACTTTCTTGCTGTATTGCTAACTACAAGTTCTGCAAGATGTCTCAACATTCGACTGGATCCTCTTCCAGAACCTCTACCAGGGAAGAAACAATGTCGGCTTCTTTCTCTAATAGTCAGGTTGCAGACATCAATCTTAGAAAGGCGATTATTGATGTCCCCTCATCCTTGAACGCTAACTTGGGATCGAAGGAATCCCAAACCTCTCATGCACCAAGCTCTGAAGGACCCTCTGTCTATAAAGGTAATTCCTCTAATCCTGTTCTTGATAAATTCAGAGAAGGGAGTAGATATGTTGATGAGGCTATTAGCCGTCTAGTTAATAGAGTGCTGCGTGAGGATATTCCTGTGGCTGGGATTACTCGTCCTCTTGCACAGATTGTTCCCCCCACCATTATTGAGGAAAAGGAGCAATCACCTATGATCAATTCCTCCAATACTAATGACAGTAATAACAATCTGCACAAAATTGGAGCTATAAATTGGGTTCCTACCAATCACACTTCAAAAGTGGCAGTAGGATTAGGAAAGTACCTGTATGTGGTTGGCACTAGAACTAACTTCGACTATGGTACTTATATTTTTTATCAGATTGTGAGACATACATCTACAAATGCTACCAAGATGCCTGTAGCATTTCCTTCTTTGATTTGTGGTGTTGTAATCAGTCAACATCCTGGTATTCTGCTAGGAACTGATATGGCTTGCAAGAGAGAATCCTCGCTATCTCTTCATGAAAAACTTTTTGCAGGGAAACATGTTGCAAATCTTATCTTAACATCTACAGAGAAAAGGCTACCCGCCACTGGTGATACCATTATAGCTCTGGAGGATATTTGTAAGGACTTGGATAAGATCATTTCTACCAGCACCATGAGGAAGCTTGACATTGAAAAGCTTATCAAAAGTCTTGAGCAAGCTGAAAAAATCGGGACTAGCACAACAACTAAAGAAGCAGATGATGCACAAAACTCTAATGATTATGTGGAGGGAAATACAACTGCTTCTGATAGTGATGATGGTGATTATGTTTCCAGTTCTGATGAGGAAGAATAATGtgtgtgattttttgaaaaacataatatTTGCTTTCTTTTGTCTCCATTAACTGTATTTGGCatattgtggctaaaaagggggaggaGTTTATGTAATAGTTGATACGTTGCTAGATATACGTTGCTAGAtagatttatttctttttctatgcTTGTTTGGCATGTTGAGGGGGAGATTCTTTTTACTCTGATGTGTGAATCTGTTTTAACCAAagtttgccaaagggggagtttgttggtTCTGTGTTGGCAGCAATTTTGGCTAAATCACTGTGTTATAGTTGCGatgatgtcataacagatgtCTTGAAATTGCAGGTTTTCTGAAGCGTTCTGAAACGTCTTAGTATGTTTCTATTTTTAGGTCTTGGGCTGTCAGTTACTTAAACTGACTTAACATCTTAGTTCCGTGAGAACCCTATTTTATGTGGCCCAAGCCCGTGATCAGGATTGCTAGGGATCGCTCTTTAAAGGCTCAGTAAATTCTTATTTTCTGGTACGGCTTCTGGTCCAAGGGATTATGTCATAAGTGTTCCACTGTGTACATTCATaaacctgtaggtgttgaatgttgtttGATATTCGAAGCTTTTAAGGTAGGAGAGTATTTGCATCCTCGTGAGCTTTGAAGCATTGAGGAgtagtttgtttatttttatttatttgatttttatttggtcACAGGATTGTGACTGAGAGGGATTTGAGGAgtgcctcatacctaggtgagactTAAGTAGAaatcataggaagggtagtgattaagtgagaaggataaactgggactgtttaacttcaaattgatactatcgaatattgatttcatcctgacttggtagcccccagagtaggaaggattgttccgaactgggtaaacatatcgctgtgttatttactttctgcAAGTTCATTATTGCTTTTCTTATTCATGTTCATAACACATATAtagtgtcgtgacatctcatctgacatcctATATTTGATACCAGAATTTGACACTTCATGCTtgctatcatcattatcaaatggCACCCAAGAGGGTTCTCGATTTTGGAAACACTTTATCAAATTTCTATGACTCCAATGCTTTTTCCtctaaaattcaagagaatttccACCATAAAGATTTTCTCGACCGCTACTTTCACAAACCGCTATACCTTGATGCAAATTACTATATGAGGTTTAAGTTATTCATAAATCTCTATCAAGCAAAAGTAAATGATTTTATTTGCATCAAATCATGAAGATGCATCTCACGTTAATCAAGACATTTTAAGTTAATCTCAAATTTGATAAAGAGATAATCACATCAgaggtttgaaaaattcaaatttctctcacTATTAAGAAGTTTGGGGAACTTTGCAATGTACCTGTTTCTAAAATACTCTACTATATGGACGCTCCATCTAATGCTAAAAATTCTAATATACTCATTGTTGCACCACCCCCATTATGGTTGTTAAAACAAACCATTAAACTGAACCaaactgaagttaaaataaccGAACTGTTACTATTGATGGTTAGTGAACCGAACTTGTATTTTAATAATAGTTTAGAACTAAACCATTAAGAAATTATCCAATCTAAAATGGATCTTAGCTGAACCCATAAGAAATTATGCAGCCTCAAATTAATATTTCTAAATTCTAACTTCTGAATCATAGGAACTTTGAAGAACTAAAAAATGACCCATAACCCTAAACCCCCAAATTGGTGAAGAACCCCAAATcgtcaaaaatcttcaaattgATCCAAAATTTCTAAATCGAAGTTAACAATCCATTCAACttgcttcatcttcatcttctaatATTTTCCATATTTCAGTTCATTATATGTTTTATACATGACTG encodes:
- the LOC131654179 gene encoding uncharacterized protein LOC131654179 produces the protein MSASFSNSQVADINLRKAIIDVPSSLNANLGSKESQTSHAPSSEGPSVYKGNSSNPVLDKFREGSRYVDEAISRLVNRVLREDIPVAGITRPLAQIVPPTIIEEKEQSPMINSSNTNDSNNNLHKIGAINWVPTNHTSKVAVGLGKYLYVVGTRTNFDYGTYIFYQIVRHTSTNATKMPVAFPSLICGVVISQHPGILLGTDMACKRESSLSLHEKLFAGKHVANLILTSTEKRLPATGDTIIALEDICKDLDKIISTSTMRKLDIEKLIKSLEQAEKIGTSTTTKEADDAQNSNDYVEGNTTASDSDDGDYVSSSDEEE